The genomic window TTCGTAGCAGTGGCGAACTCGGGGGTTCTTATAGTGCAATCTTAACTGGTACCGCCGATGATTTAACCGTTACTCGTAAGGCCCTTCAGTGGAATTTTGTACTTGCTGCTGTAATTGCTTATCTTTTGATGTGTTCGCTATTTGAGAGTTTTCTCTACCCCTTTGTAATCATGTTCAGCGTTCCGCTTGCATCGTTTGGTGGATTTCTCGGACTATTACTATTAAATATTTTTACCTATCAACCACTTGATGTTCTCACGATGCTGGGATTTATAATACTCATAGGAATAGTCGTAAATAATGCCATACTCATTGTTCATCAGGCGCTAAACCACATGCGTGATGAGGGATACGAAACCAGTGATGCGATAGTGGCATCAGTGAAAACACGTATAAGACCAATCTTTATGAGCACGATGACGAGTGTTTTCGGAATGCTTCCTCTGGTAATTTCCCCTGGATCCGGCTCTGAATTCTATAGAGGCTTGGGTAGCGTGGTGGTTGGTGGGCTCACGGTTTCAACAATTTTCACATTGTTTCTAGTTCCATCCGTTTTCAGCATTGTTCTTGATGCTAAGGAGAATCTTTCTAGAAGATTCGG from Thermodesulfobacteriota bacterium includes these protein-coding regions:
- a CDS encoding efflux RND transporter permease subunit gives rise to the protein RSSGELGGSYSAILTGTADDLTVTRKALQWNFVLAAVIAYLLMCSLFESFLYPFVIMFSVPLASFGGFLGLLLLNIFTYQPLDVLTMLGFIILIGIVVNNAILIVHQALNHMRDEGYETSDAIVASVKTRIRPIFMSTMTSVFGMLPLVISPGSGSEFYRGLGSVVVGGLTVSTIFTLFLVPSVFSIVLDAKENLSRRFGKIKESLGLLPSK